A genomic stretch from Candidatus Brocadiia bacterium includes:
- a CDS encoding DUF4175 family protein: protein MEQINQLTGRLAGVRARIRMLFLADGLSRIVIYAAAFAALTFAIDWSMPELPPAVRLVFLGAGAVGLFWLAYRYVIYPLRTTISDDSLVIYLERKYPQLKERLLSALQLSISAPPTQSPELIQALVNEAFDSSREMNFNAIINSKHQKRLALSGIALAALCGLYIISYPGMAGIWLNRLFGGEARWPKRTNIAIEVRNAPDNIAARDRDVAVLAKVVKGSISKAYINYRVITADKPTTDIQTERMSMSEKDVFRFDFLRVKESFEFYVTGGDDRTNPIVIKVLSPPGLERIYCQYEYPEYIRSSTGLKNTGRIEGGNVKAPVGTAVTIIALANIDIGKADMSISSDTGNKQAGIPAQLITMALAKDAEGRPRQVEGRFTAMNDGAYAIKLTGLNSLSNHQPIEYPISVTRDTAPVIKVQEPTVEYKYVTPDASVPMALLVTDDYAVARIWMGYSLAGESGSDATAERQLPMFESATPAQQSKVETSHVFELAEIKPKDGDVIRYYFGAEDNCAIPRPNQSRTGDYRLIVISPVQMEKKMDEMMLRIKDDLRRVKDLQERELAESTKIDPSADDKRWSEQTAPTINQRISNQRRVGQESERMSKDLSQAFKDASANKIWDEAAKKKLQEMSQLMKDISAEKSPEAVKSLNQAKDGKDAESRKDNLENSRAAQQDIADDLKDALSRMEQWEDFQEIVRLTKDILQRHKKALEDIKQTTADTPSAKEAVKESEKSVQKDIETLESKMQRVSQKLQESQPYYAQKLDQAQAMMSQNLLKENMREAVEALNQNMGGKAIDKANQVESGLSQLLSFLEDKVSRDELSQKLERLESRMNELNQLKDEESKIDEKAGQLSQDEQKSPDKSLTPEQKKELERLKQRQKELEKKANALADELEKEKEKKAAKGMKAASGKMGSASENMSQGKPKSAKEDTEEALKELERVYELMREKADQLQDQERQQKLDELEQMLRDIREKEDIIHQDTAELDQKRPADNQWPRENIITLKKLGKDQTELARLTAEVEQKLKAENSIVFTQALALIGDDMNKVGKFLADEYRTDRYTLAIEEDIIRRLDELIKAFKNEKLRRKAPLQKGGSGGGGGGQDSLLPLIVELRMLKTLQEGLKSDTDKFKKNNAGGQTAGFNSAQQMILRRLSEQQGILADMAAKFAEKMRALDNMKPPEKPKEE, encoded by the coding sequence ATGGAACAGATTAACCAACTGACCGGCCGGCTGGCCGGGGTGCGGGCCAGGATCAGGATGCTTTTCCTGGCGGACGGCCTGTCCCGGATAGTCATCTACGCGGCCGCGTTCGCGGCGCTGACCTTCGCCATCGACTGGTCAATGCCGGAACTGCCGCCGGCTGTAAGGCTGGTCTTCCTGGGCGCCGGCGCCGTTGGCCTGTTCTGGCTGGCCTACCGCTACGTCATCTACCCGCTCCGAACGACCATATCCGACGACTCGCTGGTGATATACCTGGAACGCAAATATCCGCAGCTTAAGGAACGACTGCTCAGCGCGCTGCAGTTATCCATTTCGGCGCCGCCGACCCAATCGCCTGAGCTGATACAGGCGCTGGTCAACGAGGCTTTTGACAGCTCCAGGGAGATGAACTTCAACGCCATAATCAATTCCAAACACCAAAAACGGCTGGCATTGTCAGGCATTGCGCTGGCGGCTTTGTGCGGGCTTTACATTATATCATACCCCGGGATGGCCGGCATCTGGCTGAACCGTCTGTTCGGCGGCGAGGCCCGCTGGCCCAAGCGGACTAACATCGCAATCGAGGTCAGGAACGCGCCCGACAATATCGCGGCCCGTGACCGGGACGTGGCCGTACTGGCCAAAGTGGTCAAGGGCTCCATATCAAAGGCTTACATCAATTACCGCGTCATAACCGCGGATAAACCAACAACGGACATACAGACGGAACGGATGTCGATGTCGGAGAAGGACGTCTTCCGGTTCGACTTCCTGCGGGTCAAGGAATCATTCGAGTTTTATGTCACCGGCGGCGACGACCGGACTAATCCTATTGTCATCAAGGTGCTGTCCCCGCCCGGGCTGGAGCGCATTTACTGCCAATACGAATACCCCGAATACATCAGGTCATCGACCGGTCTGAAGAACACCGGGCGCATCGAAGGCGGCAACGTCAAGGCGCCGGTCGGGACCGCGGTAACGATTATCGCACTGGCCAACATCGACATCGGCAAGGCCGATATGTCAATCAGCTCCGATACCGGCAACAAGCAGGCCGGCATACCGGCCCAGTTGATAACGATGGCGCTGGCCAAAGACGCCGAGGGCAGGCCGCGCCAGGTCGAGGGCCGGTTTACGGCAATGAATGACGGCGCTTACGCCATCAAGCTGACCGGACTGAACAGCCTGTCCAACCACCAGCCGATAGAGTATCCCATAAGCGTCACGCGCGATACGGCTCCGGTAATCAAGGTGCAGGAGCCAACGGTTGAATACAAATACGTCACGCCCGACGCGTCGGTGCCGATGGCGCTATTGGTCACGGACGATTACGCCGTGGCCAGGATATGGATGGGCTACAGCCTGGCGGGCGAATCCGGAAGCGACGCCACGGCCGAGCGCCAGCTGCCCATGTTCGAATCAGCCACGCCGGCCCAACAGTCCAAGGTGGAAACCTCGCACGTCTTCGAGCTGGCTGAAATCAAGCCCAAGGACGGCGACGTCATCAGGTATTATTTCGGCGCGGAGGACAACTGCGCCATTCCCCGGCCCAACCAGTCGCGCACCGGCGATTACCGGCTGATTGTCATCAGCCCGGTCCAGATGGAAAAGAAGATGGACGAAATGATGCTCCGCATCAAGGACGACCTGCGCCGGGTCAAGGACCTGCAGGAGCGCGAGCTGGCCGAATCAACCAAGATAGACCCGTCGGCCGACGACAAGAGATGGAGCGAGCAGACCGCCCCGACCATCAACCAGCGCATCTCGAACCAGCGGCGCGTCGGCCAGGAATCGGAGCGCATGTCCAAGGATTTATCGCAGGCGTTTAAGGACGCATCGGCCAATAAGATTTGGGACGAGGCGGCCAAGAAGAAACTGCAGGAGATGAGCCAGCTGATGAAGGATATATCGGCCGAGAAATCGCCTGAGGCGGTAAAGTCGCTGAACCAGGCCAAGGACGGCAAGGACGCGGAATCGCGCAAGGACAACCTGGAAAACAGCCGGGCCGCCCAGCAGGACATCGCCGATGACCTTAAGGACGCCCTGTCCCGGATGGAGCAGTGGGAGGATTTCCAAGAAATCGTGCGCCTGACCAAGGACATTCTCCAGCGCCACAAGAAAGCGCTGGAAGACATAAAGCAGACCACGGCCGACACGCCATCGGCCAAGGAAGCGGTCAAGGAATCCGAGAAATCGGTGCAGAAGGACATCGAGACGCTCGAGTCCAAGATGCAGCGGGTCAGCCAGAAGCTCCAGGAATCACAGCCCTATTACGCCCAGAAGCTGGACCAGGCGCAGGCGATGATGAGCCAGAACCTGCTCAAGGAAAATATGCGCGAGGCGGTCGAGGCCTTAAACCAGAATATGGGCGGCAAAGCCATCGACAAGGCCAACCAGGTCGAGTCCGGGCTGTCACAGCTGTTATCATTCCTGGAAGACAAGGTCTCGCGCGACGAGCTGTCCCAGAAGCTGGAGCGTCTGGAATCGCGGATGAACGAGTTGAACCAGCTCAAGGACGAGGAGTCGAAGATAGACGAGAAGGCCGGCCAGCTCAGCCAGGACGAGCAGAAATCGCCTGATAAATCGCTGACTCCAGAGCAGAAGAAAGAACTGGAGCGGCTGAAACAGCGCCAGAAGGAACTGGAGAAAAAGGCCAACGCACTGGCCGATGAACTAGAAAAGGAGAAGGAGAAGAAAGCGGCCAAGGGTATGAAAGCCGCTTCCGGCAAGATGGGCTCGGCTTCGGAGAATATGTCACAGGGCAAGCCCAAATCGGCCAAGGAGGACACCGAAGAAGCATTAAAGGAACTGGAACGCGTCTACGAACTTATGCGCGAGAAAGCCGACCAGCTCCAAGACCAGGAAAGACAGCAAAAACTGGATGAACTGGAGCAGATGCTGCGCGATATCCGCGAGAAAGAGGACATCATCCACCAGGATACGGCCGAGCTGGACCAAAAGCGCCCGGCCGACAACCAGTGGCCGCGCGAGAACATCATCACCCTGAAGAAACTCGGCAAGGACCAGACCGAATTGGCCCGGCTGACGGCCGAGGTGGAACAGAAGCTTAAGGCCGAAAACTCCATCGTCTTCACCCAGGCGCTGGCGCTTATCGGCGACGATATGAACAAGGTCGGCAAATTCCTGGCCGACGAATACCGGACCGACCGCTACACCCTGGCCATAGAGGAAGACATCATCCGCCGCCTGGACGAACTGATTAAAGCCTTTAAGAACGAGAAACTAAGGCGCAAAGCCCCCCTGCAAAAGGGAGGAAGCGGCGGAGGCGGAGGCGGGCAGGACTCATTGCTCCCGCTCATCGTCGAGCTCCGAATGCTCAAAACGCTGCAGGAAGGACTCAAGTCCGACACGGATAAGTTCAAGAAGAACAACGCCGGCGGGCAGACCGCCGGGTTCAACTCGGCCCAGCAGATGATACTGCGCCGGCTGAGCGAACAGCAGGGAATCCTGGCCGATATGGCGGCCAAGTTCGCCGAGAAGATGCGGGCGCTGGATAATATGAAACCGCCCGAGAAACCCAAAGAGGAATAA
- a CDS encoding prenyltransferase/squalene oxidase repeat-containing protein, with product MKTYISLFLALAAAAGVLLAEPDKTPPEPPVHPDHTVQSVKAITKGLDFLNKRLSNNGGYGENYPVATTSLVGLAFLAGGNIPGEGKYGDALKAVTKYLLRSQDETGYIIEPDKNSSSRMHGHGFATWFLAEIYGMTKSTSVDKEQIKSALRQAVKVIETSQSRDGGWYYEPRPSGDEGSVTVCIVQALRAARNVGIAVDKNVINSGIEYLRQTGNEDGSFRYSLHSSRSESSFALAAGGVSSLCLYGKFDAAETQRGLKFLMGFKPGTPNNWKDYPYYSNFYGTLAMHLAGEQYWPQWFPPLRDYFVGKQDLNGSWSGGEGGTNIDYATAFACLTLQIPYQYLPLFQK from the coding sequence ATGAAAACATATATCAGCCTGTTTCTGGCACTGGCCGCGGCAGCCGGAGTCCTGTTAGCCGAACCGGATAAAACCCCGCCGGAACCGCCGGTCCATCCGGACCATACCGTCCAATCTGTCAAAGCCATAACCAAAGGGCTGGACTTCCTGAACAAGCGCCTTTCCAACAACGGCGGCTACGGGGAGAATTATCCCGTGGCCACGACCAGCCTGGTCGGATTGGCATTCCTGGCCGGAGGCAATATTCCGGGCGAAGGCAAATACGGCGACGCCTTAAAGGCCGTCACCAAATACCTGCTCCGCTCGCAGGACGAGACCGGCTACATCATCGAGCCGGACAAGAACTCCAGCTCACGCATGCACGGGCACGGCTTTGCCACCTGGTTCCTGGCCGAGATATACGGAATGACCAAGTCGACCAGCGTCGATAAAGAGCAGATAAAATCAGCGCTGAGACAAGCCGTCAAGGTGATAGAAACCAGCCAGAGCCGGGACGGCGGCTGGTATTACGAGCCAAGACCGTCGGGCGACGAAGGCAGCGTCACCGTATGCATAGTCCAGGCCTTGCGGGCCGCACGGAACGTCGGCATCGCCGTCGATAAGAACGTCATCAACAGCGGTATCGAGTATCTGCGCCAGACCGGCAATGAAGACGGCAGTTTCAGGTATTCGCTGCATAGCTCGCGCAGTGAAAGCTCTTTCGCGCTGGCCGCGGGCGGGGTGTCATCGTTATGCCTTTACGGCAAGTTCGACGCGGCTGAGACACAACGCGGGCTGAAGTTCCTGATGGGATTCAAACCGGGCACGCCGAACAATTGGAAAGATTACCCTTATTACTCCAACTTCTACGGTACCCTGGCCATGCACCTGGCCGGGGAACAATATTGGCCGCAATGGTTTCCGCCGCTCCGTGATTACTTTGTCGGGAAACAGGACTTGAATGGTTCCTGGTCCGGCGGCGAAGGCGGCACCAACATAGATTACGCTACGGCGTTCGCCTGCCTAACCCTGCAGATACCTTACCAATACCTGCCGTTGTTCCAGAAATAG
- the tyrS gene encoding tyrosine--tRNA ligase: MNIKQEAARQLEIIKRGTMAIYTEDELAKRLEQSLTAQKPLVVKLGLDPTAPDIHLGHTVVLRKVKQFQDLGHQPVVIIGDFTTFIGDPSGRDKTRPQLSTSEIESNAKTYFDQVSNILDVKNLKIVLNGSWLGKLTFSDIIKLAAQVTVARFIERDDFANRLAKKTPIGLHELLYPLMQGYDSVAIKADIELGGNDQTFNLLVGRDLQKGVNQPQQIAITMPLLVGLDGTDKMSKSLGNYIGITEKPDDMFGKVMSIPDKLMKDYFTLLTEVAPAEIDQLCSDKTHPRDAKIRLAREIVAVYHNKADADSAVERFMSVFSRKEVPENIQEVAIPKELITDKGVYLPKLLVNIGAVKSGSDARRIIEQGGVTIDNQKITQASGEIPVKSGQILKVGKKNKFYRLRLE, translated from the coding sequence ATGAATATCAAACAGGAAGCTGCCCGGCAACTGGAAATCATCAAGCGCGGGACGATGGCGATTTATACCGAGGATGAACTGGCCAAACGGCTGGAGCAATCGCTCACCGCCCAGAAACCGCTGGTGGTTAAACTGGGGCTCGACCCGACCGCGCCGGATATCCATCTGGGCCATACGGTCGTCCTGCGGAAAGTAAAACAGTTCCAGGACCTGGGGCACCAGCCGGTCGTCATCATCGGCGATTTCACCACGTTTATCGGCGACCCGTCCGGCCGTGACAAGACCAGGCCGCAATTGTCAACCAGCGAGATTGAAAGCAACGCCAAGACCTATTTTGACCAGGTCAGCAATATCCTGGACGTCAAGAACCTCAAGATAGTTCTTAACGGGTCGTGGCTGGGTAAACTGACCTTTTCGGACATCATCAAGCTGGCCGCGCAAGTGACCGTGGCCAGATTCATCGAACGCGATGACTTCGCCAATCGTCTGGCCAAGAAAACGCCCATCGGCCTGCATGAACTGCTCTATCCCCTGATGCAAGGCTACGATTCCGTGGCTATCAAAGCGGATATCGAGTTGGGCGGAAATGACCAAACCTTCAACCTGCTGGTCGGGCGCGATTTGCAGAAGGGCGTCAATCAGCCTCAGCAGATTGCCATTACCATGCCCTTGCTTGTCGGGTTGGATGGCACCGACAAGATGAGCAAGTCCCTGGGCAATTATATCGGCATCACCGAAAAGCCGGATGACATGTTCGGCAAGGTCATGTCCATTCCGGACAAGCTGATGAAGGATTATTTCACATTATTGACCGAGGTAGCGCCGGCCGAAATAGACCAGTTGTGCTCCGATAAAACCCATCCGCGCGACGCCAAGATAAGACTGGCTAGGGAAATCGTGGCCGTTTACCACAATAAAGCCGATGCCGATTCGGCGGTGGAAAGATTCATGTCAGTATTCAGCCGCAAAGAAGTGCCTGAAAACATCCAGGAAGTGGCCATCCCAAAAGAGCTGATTACCGACAAAGGCGTTTACCTGCCAAAACTGCTGGTCAATATCGGCGCGGTCAAGTCCGGCAGCGATGCCCGGCGCATAATCGAGCAGGGCGGCGTAACCATCGATAACCAGAAAATAACTCAGGCCAGCGGCGAGATACCGGTCAAGTCGGGCCAAATACTCAAGGTCGGGAAAAAGAACAAGTTCTACCGCTTGCGTTTAGAGTAA
- the glp gene encoding gephyrin-like molybdotransferase Glp: MISVSEAISKIRDSIPKPRIQTVSINDSPGYVTAEDIFSDIDLPPFDRSAMDGYAVRSEDLLRPPVELEVIETVAAGYSPNLKLKPGKAIKIMTGAPVPENADAVIMVENTKASGGNMVNCLKSVRKGENIAMRGEDLKMNARVIPAGTAIRPQEVALLAAVGKADVSVYSKPEISVLATGDELVDINVRPNDAQIRNSNTYSLISQIHKMGFKAHSLGIARDDRSKLESKIAQGLKSSIFILSGGVSVGDHDFVEEILKKSGCEIIFNKVAIKPGKPFTFGKTAECLVFGLPGNPVSTFVITEIFVREALAGITANSGLRNPVVKARLNADWPKQSERQQYINAFFRMTETGGIVNPVKSHGSADLVSLSKANALLIIPPDSPKLTAGATVDVMILS; encoded by the coding sequence ATGATCAGTGTCAGCGAAGCCATCAGTAAAATAAGGGATTCCATCCCCAAACCGCGCATCCAAACAGTATCCATCAACGATTCACCGGGATACGTCACGGCCGAGGATATTTTTTCCGATATCGACCTGCCGCCGTTCGACCGGTCCGCCATGGACGGGTATGCGGTGCGTTCGGAAGACCTGCTCCGCCCGCCGGTAGAATTGGAAGTAATCGAAACCGTGGCGGCCGGTTACTCTCCAAATCTAAAGCTCAAACCCGGCAAGGCGATAAAGATAATGACCGGCGCGCCGGTGCCGGAAAACGCCGATGCGGTAATAATGGTGGAGAATACCAAGGCATCAGGCGGCAATATGGTCAACTGTCTGAAGAGCGTGCGCAAAGGCGAGAACATAGCGATGCGAGGAGAAGACCTAAAAATGAACGCCAGGGTCATACCGGCCGGCACGGCCATAAGGCCTCAGGAAGTGGCCCTTCTGGCGGCCGTGGGGAAAGCCGATGTTTCGGTGTACTCAAAACCGGAAATATCGGTCCTGGCCACCGGCGATGAACTGGTCGACATAAATGTCCGGCCGAATGACGCCCAGATAAGAAACAGCAATACTTATTCCCTGATTTCCCAGATTCACAAAATGGGCTTTAAGGCGCATTCACTGGGCATAGCCAGGGATGACCGGTCGAAACTGGAATCCAAAATAGCCCAAGGATTAAAATCGAGTATTTTTATCCTAAGCGGAGGCGTATCGGTCGGCGACCACGATTTTGTCGAGGAGATTCTTAAGAAATCAGGCTGTGAGATTATTTTCAACAAGGTGGCCATAAAGCCGGGGAAACCGTTCACCTTCGGCAAAACCGCCGAATGCCTTGTCTTCGGCCTGCCCGGTAATCCGGTCTCTACTTTTGTGATAACCGAAATATTCGTGCGCGAGGCGCTGGCCGGCATCACCGCTAATTCAGGGCTCAGGAATCCGGTCGTAAAAGCACGGCTAAATGCCGATTGGCCCAAGCAATCCGAACGCCAGCAATATATTAACGCTTTCTTCAGGATGACCGAAACCGGCGGAATAGTGAACCCGGTAAAGAGCCACGGTTCGGCCGACCTGGTATCGCTTAGCAAGGCGAATGCGCTCCTGATAATTCCGCCCGACAGCCCCAAACTTACCGCCGGCGCAACTGTTGATGTGATGATTCTAAGCTGA
- the lnt gene encoding apolipoprotein N-acyltransferase, which produces MPYLTSILTWLSYHPADFSFLAWISYVPMILYIFKSGISPGGTDVGQSGKIALFKNIPLLNRMGFKLHVYLSAYLFFFLGASWMRHVTWAGLFIAPGILSFYWLGFAWLARLLIRRGIIMFNILLIPSLWAGIEFVRSFFLTGFPWFFAGHTQYSWLGLIQISDITGVYGVSFLVMMVNTSIALIIYRKITKTLDQSGVITALLCPAVIILAALIYGYIRIDRINITPGPRIGIVQGNIEQSLKNNPPNPLIIYEKHLKLSMQLISGETKPDLIVWAETMFPYACSNTIKKSEVTENMDILKEPSIMSGVPHLIGAVTFEPDETGADFKMYNSAYYLDKEGKTIGQYSKIHLVPISEYVPLRKTFPWLDNLILTFSELSEIRDMQAGTNAEPFSLGNLKFGVLICYESIFPELARASVRRGSNFIINISNDGWFKNSAELNQILAISAFRAVESRRSFIRATNTGISAVIHPNGKINILKNNTDAYKEVEGAWAEQIPVATTSSFYANNGDYFAFLCLIISLTAVFASLRKISKNS; this is translated from the coding sequence ATGCCCTATTTGACATCTATCTTGACCTGGTTATCATATCATCCGGCCGATTTCTCTTTCCTGGCCTGGATTTCTTACGTGCCAATGATCCTGTATATTTTCAAGTCGGGAATCAGCCCGGGAGGAACAGATGTCGGCCAAAGCGGTAAAATCGCGCTATTCAAGAACATCCCGCTCCTGAACCGAATGGGATTCAAACTTCATGTTTACTTAAGCGCATATCTATTCTTTTTCCTCGGCGCGTCCTGGATGCGTCATGTAACCTGGGCCGGACTTTTCATCGCCCCGGGAATACTGTCTTTCTACTGGCTGGGATTCGCCTGGCTGGCCAGATTGCTCATCCGGCGCGGGATCATTATGTTTAATATCCTGCTCATACCCAGTTTATGGGCCGGGATTGAGTTTGTCCGCTCATTTTTCCTGACCGGGTTTCCGTGGTTTTTCGCCGGGCACACGCAATACAGCTGGCTGGGGTTGATACAAATCTCCGATATCACCGGCGTTTACGGCGTGTCGTTTCTGGTGATGATGGTCAACACAAGCATCGCCCTGATAATATACAGGAAAATAACCAAGACGCTTGACCAGTCCGGAGTAATTACCGCCCTGCTTTGCCCGGCAGTAATTATTCTGGCGGCTTTGATATACGGTTATATCCGGATTGACCGAATAAATATTACACCCGGCCCGCGAATCGGCATAGTCCAGGGCAATATCGAGCAATCACTCAAGAATAATCCGCCCAACCCTTTAATCATTTACGAGAAACACCTGAAACTTTCCATGCAGCTGATTTCGGGCGAAACCAAGCCGGACCTGATTGTCTGGGCCGAGACAATGTTTCCTTACGCCTGCAGTAATACGATTAAGAAATCAGAGGTCACGGAAAATATGGACATACTTAAAGAGCCGTCAATAATGTCCGGAGTGCCGCATCTTATCGGCGCGGTAACGTTTGAGCCGGACGAAACCGGGGCTGATTTCAAGATGTACAACAGCGCTTACTATCTGGACAAAGAAGGCAAAACCATCGGGCAATACTCCAAGATACACCTGGTGCCCATATCGGAATATGTGCCCCTGAGGAAAACTTTTCCCTGGCTTGACAACCTAATCCTGACCTTTTCAGAATTATCCGAAATCAGGGATATGCAGGCCGGAACAAACGCCGAACCGTTCAGCCTGGGTAATCTTAAATTCGGGGTATTAATCTGTTACGAATCGATATTCCCGGAATTGGCCAGGGCCAGCGTCAGGCGCGGCAGCAATTTTATCATCAACATTTCCAATGACGGCTGGTTCAAGAACAGCGCCGAACTAAATCAAATACTGGCTATTTCCGCCTTCCGGGCGGTTGAATCAAGACGCTCTTTTATCAGAGCCACCAATACCGGGATCTCCGCGGTCATTCATCCGAACGGAAAAATAAACATCCTTAAAAATAATACAGACGCCTATAAAGAAGTTGAAGGCGCATGGGCCGAACAAATCCCCGTGGCTACAACCAGCTCATTTTACGCGAATAACGGCGACTATTTCGCCTTTTTATGCCTCATCATATCCTTGACCGCCGTCTTTGCCAGCCTGCGAAAAATAAGTAAAAATTCTTGA
- a CDS encoding rod shape-determining protein — protein MSNFISDMLGMLSTDIGIDLGTCNTLVCVKGEGVIISEPSVVAVRKGTNKVLLNGQAVGNVAKEMLGKTPGGIMAVRPLKNGVISDFDLAEALIRYFIQKVRVYKGWKLINPRVAISIPSGISTVEKRAVINSAERAGARKIYLILEPIAAAIGIGMPIQEPIANMIVDVGGGTTEVAVISLGGIVTCKSIRIAGDEMDEAIIQHMKTTYNLLIGEQMAERIKLTIGSASPLDKELTMEVGGRDLIAARPRKVIVNSEEIREALKRPVDAIIQALKETLEKTPPELSADLISHGMAMVGGGSLLRGLDKAINKEVQIPVRVDEDPLTAVARGTGIVLENLDQIQESLESGEDLL, from the coding sequence ATGTCAAATTTCATTAGTGATATGTTAGGGATGCTGTCCACCGATATCGGCATCGACCTGGGCACCTGCAACACTCTGGTCTGCGTAAAGGGCGAAGGCGTCATAATCTCCGAACCATCTGTTGTGGCGGTGCGTAAAGGCACCAACAAAGTCCTTCTCAACGGTCAGGCCGTCGGCAACGTCGCCAAGGAAATGCTCGGGAAAACACCGGGCGGTATTATGGCGGTAAGGCCGCTCAAAAACGGCGTCATTTCCGACTTCGATTTGGCCGAAGCCCTTATCAGATACTTCATCCAGAAAGTCAGGGTTTATAAAGGCTGGAAGCTGATTAACCCCCGGGTAGCCATCTCCATCCCATCGGGGATTTCCACCGTGGAAAAAAGGGCCGTGATTAACTCGGCTGAAAGAGCCGGCGCCCGCAAAATATATCTGATTCTCGAACCGATTGCCGCAGCCATCGGAATCGGAATGCCTATTCAGGAACCCATCGCCAACATGATAGTTGACGTCGGCGGCGGCACAACCGAAGTTGCCGTTATTTCTCTGGGCGGAATAGTCACCTGCAAAAGCATCCGCATTGCCGGAGACGAAATGGATGAAGCCATCATCCAGCATATGAAAACGACCTATAACCTGCTGATTGGCGAGCAGATGGCCGAAAGAATAAAACTAACCATCGGTTCAGCATCCCCGCTGGATAAAGAGCTGACCATGGAAGTCGGCGGCCGCGACCTGATTGCCGCCCGCCCGCGCAAGGTAATCGTTAACTCAGAAGAAATCAGGGAAGCGCTGAAAAGGCCGGTTGACGCCATTATCCAGGCACTGAAAGAAACACTTGAAAAGACCCCTCCAGAGCTTTCCGCTGATTTAATCAGCCACGGCATGGCTATGGTCGGCGGCGGTTCTCTTTTAAGAGGGCTTGATAAAGCCATAAACAAAGAGGTTCAAATACCTGTCAGGGTTGACGAAGATCCCCTCACCGCAGTTGCCAGAGGCACAGGCATTGTCCTTGAAAACCTGGACCAGATACAGGAAAGCCTGGAAAGCGGCGAAGATCTTCTATAA
- the mreC gene encoding rod shape-determining protein MreC codes for MEKEVADLKAEITQLINENKSLTRKLRTVSDFVESPSAAQMKERYELIVADVMINYDASIWRRSFTLNRGSSDGIENGLPVVSGRYLVGKITSVASFTSRVQLITDPAFRCKTLVVPPPIPKQQDKDEKDKKESKKSEEKAGLSNGIGVLFGISFNQYSIKWISRDVKITAGWDILTARDMENTIPQSLIIGKVSGISEDGNYNTLYGSPAIDFSNLENVIILKRRSK; via the coding sequence ATGGAAAAAGAAGTAGCTGACCTTAAGGCCGAAATAACCCAGCTAATAAATGAGAATAAATCACTGACCAGGAAACTCCGGACCGTAAGCGATTTCGTCGAGTCCCCGTCAGCCGCCCAGATGAAGGAACGTTATGAGCTTATTGTCGCTGATGTGATGATAAATTATGATGCCTCAATCTGGCGCCGCAGTTTTACGCTTAACCGCGGCAGCTCGGACGGCATCGAAAACGGCCTACCGGTTGTTTCCGGGCGTTATCTGGTCGGGAAAATCACCAGCGTTGCCTCATTTACCAGTCGGGTCCAGCTGATTACCGACCCGGCATTCAGGTGCAAAACCCTGGTTGTGCCGCCACCCATTCCCAAACAACAGGACAAGGATGAAAAAGACAAAAAAGAATCGAAGAAATCGGAAGAAAAGGCCGGATTGAGCAACGGCATCGGCGTATTATTCGGCATATCTTTCAACCAATACAGCATCAAGTGGATTTCCCGCGACGTAAAAATCACGGCCGGTTGGGATATTCTTACAGCACGCGATATGGAAAATACCATTCCCCAAAGCCTGATTATCGGTAAAGTGTCCGGTATTTCGGAAGACGGCAATTATAATACACTTTACGGCAGTCCGGCCATTGATTTCAGCAACCTGGAAAACGTTATTATTCTGAAACGCCGCTCAAAATAG